A genomic window from Pocillopora verrucosa isolate sample1 chromosome 7, ASM3666991v2, whole genome shotgun sequence includes:
- the LOC136282421 gene encoding uncharacterized protein — protein MGIVQYLQVMLFVFNLTLSSLAKKAVNCQNFKFAIHEDVVHNHILKGHVFQRLTVPNAIQCHLKCKDDCLCVSMNYFPRSKENNCELNVANKDTEPAAMKWRQGGNYYDLVRSYTVKGGDRYAPKKHHCTNRCCRTNPCLNRGVCREICDTHSTRFNCTCPDTYSGQRCEKKMKHPRSCKDIAKNNASTSGKYDIYDSNSDRFSVYCDLQSEPGFVWTLIQSFSLSKRNAFNYTGFGKNFEIDIEEGGVNWNEFRLSLSQMQYLANHSTHLRATCNFSTDGLQYTDYARAKLAGHNIFGTWETCQMYEYVNIRGNFCSNCTALTKQKEYASWHIKSYKSIKFGCEFDGKPGGTPSEKNFGQFHNLYINPDHRCSFSPASTTQHWFGAKCDV, from the exons TTGACACTCTCCTCTCTGGCAAAGAAAGCGGtaaattgtcaaaacttcaagtttgcTATCCATGAAGATGTCGTCCATAATCACATTCTTAAGGGTCACGTGTTTCAAAGATTGACAGTCCCCAATGCCATCCAGTGTCACTTGAAGTGCAAAGATGACTGCCTGTGTGTATCCATGAACTATTTCCCTCGctccaaagaaaataactgtgagCTTAACGTTGCTAATAAAGACACGGAGCCAGCGGCGATGAAATGGAGGCAAGgaggaaattattatgatttggtGAGAAGCTACACGGTGAAG GGTGGAGACAGATACGCACCAAAGAAGCACCATTGCACTAACAGATGCTGCCGCACCAATCCTTGTCTCAATAGAGGGGTATGTCGGGAGATTTGTGACACCCACAGCACCAGGTTTAACTGCACCTGTCCTGACACATACTCTGGTCAGCGGTGTGAGAAGAAGATGAAACATCCGAGAAGCTGCAAAGACATAGCTAAGAACAATGCCTCGACATCAGGAAAATACGACATCTACGATTCAAACAGTGATCGgttttctgtttactgtgaCTTGCAGTCTGAACCTGGCTTTGTATGGACGTTAATACAATCGTTTTCCTTGTCCAAGAGGAATGCCTTCAATTATACAGGGTTTGGAAAAAACTTTGAGATTGATATTGAAGAGGGGGGAGTGAATTGGAATGAGTTCCGACTATCCTTATCACAGATGCAGTATCTTGCTAATCACTCCACGCATCTGAGAGCAACTTGTAACTTTTCTACGGATGGTCTGCAGTATACGGACTACGCACGCGCTAAGCTGGCAGGTCATAACATTTTTGGTACTTGGGAAACCTGCCAGATGTACGAATATGTTAATATCCGGGGAAACTTCTGTTCTAATTGCACTGCCCTGACAAAACAGAAGGAATATGCGTCCTGGCACATAAAGAGTTACAAAAGTATAAAATTCGGATGTGAATTTGATGGAAAACCAGGTGGAACCCCCAGTGAAAAAAACTTCGGACAATTTCACAACCTGTATATAAATCCGGATCACCGCTGCTCGTTTTCTCCTGCTTCTACAACGCAGCATTGGTTTGGAGCTAAATGTGACGTGTAA